A single Mixta calida DNA region contains:
- the ubiE gene encoding bifunctional demethylmenaquinone methyltransferase/2-methoxy-6-polyprenyl-1,4-benzoquinol methylase UbiE — MADESRETTHFGFRTVAKDEKADMVAGVFHSVAAKYDLMNDLMSMGIHRIWKRFTIDCSGVRRGQRVLDLAGGTGDLTAKFSRLVGETGQVVLADINSSMLQMGREKLRNSGVIGNVSYVQANAEALPFPDNYFDCITISFGLRNVTEKEKALASMFRVLKPGGRLLVLEFSKPVLEPLSKVYDAYSFHVLPRIGELVAKDAESYRYLAESIRMHPDQETLKSMMMDAGFENTSYHNLTGGIVALHRGFKF, encoded by the coding sequence ATGGCAGATGAATCCAGGGAAACGACACACTTCGGCTTTCGCACCGTAGCAAAAGACGAAAAGGCGGACATGGTAGCGGGCGTCTTTCACTCCGTTGCCGCGAAATATGACCTGATGAACGATTTGATGTCGATGGGAATCCATCGTATCTGGAAACGTTTTACCATCGACTGCAGCGGCGTGCGTCGTGGTCAGCGCGTGTTGGATCTGGCTGGCGGCACCGGCGACCTGACGGCGAAATTTTCGCGTCTGGTGGGCGAAACCGGGCAGGTGGTGCTGGCAGACATCAACAGCTCTATGTTGCAAATGGGCCGCGAAAAGTTACGCAACAGCGGCGTGATCGGCAACGTCAGCTATGTGCAGGCGAACGCCGAAGCTCTGCCTTTCCCGGACAACTATTTCGACTGTATCACTATCTCTTTCGGCCTGCGCAACGTCACGGAAAAAGAGAAGGCGCTGGCCTCCATGTTTCGTGTTCTCAAGCCGGGCGGACGTCTTCTGGTGCTGGAGTTTTCTAAACCGGTACTGGAACCTCTGAGCAAAGTGTACGACGCTTATTCATTCCATGTGCTGCCGCGTATCGGCGAGCTGGTGGCGAAAGACGCCGAAAGCTACCGTTATCTGGCGGAATCGATCCGTATGCATCCCGATCAGGAAACCCTGAAATCGATGATGATGGATGCCGGTTTCGAAAACACCTCGTACCACAACCTGACGGGCGGAATTGTCGCTCTGCACCGCGGGTTCAAGTTTTAA
- the ubiJ gene encoding ubiquinone biosynthesis protein UbiJ: protein MTLTPLLTAGLETALNRVLYRDRGLKAARQRLNGRVLQLRLEELAQPITLVFSEQQVDVLGDWQDRCDCTVKTRLSLLPKLRDRQQLTGMIRSGELEVEGDLQVVQQFSALVDMAELDPAEYLAPWTGDILAQSLSNVVRRGFQLVRGDVQRKQRYLTETLTEEWRVAPGPLEMAWYGDEVEALERQARQFEQRLQKLEAK from the coding sequence ATGACGTTAACCCCGCTGTTAACCGCCGGTCTGGAGACCGCACTGAATCGAGTTCTTTATCGCGACCGAGGCCTGAAAGCGGCCCGACAGCGTCTGAATGGCCGCGTGTTGCAGCTGCGGCTAGAGGAGCTGGCGCAGCCGATTACGCTGGTGTTCAGCGAACAACAGGTAGATGTGCTGGGTGACTGGCAGGATCGCTGCGACTGTACGGTGAAAACGCGTCTGTCGCTGCTGCCGAAACTGCGCGACCGTCAGCAGCTGACCGGAATGATCCGCAGCGGCGAGCTGGAGGTCGAGGGCGATCTGCAGGTGGTTCAGCAGTTCTCCGCGCTGGTGGATATGGCGGAGCTCGATCCGGCCGAATACCTCGCGCCCTGGACCGGCGACATTCTCGCGCAGAGCCTCAGCAATGTCGTCCGACGCGGCTTTCAGCTGGTGCGCGGCGATGTCCAGCGCAAACAGCGCTACCTGACGGAAACCCTGACCGAAGAGTGGCGCGTCGCGCCCGGTCCGCTGGAGATGGCCTGGTATGGTGATGAGGTCGAGGCGCTGGAGCGCCAGGCCCGTCAATTTGAACAACGTCTGCAAAAGCTGGAGGCGAAATGA
- the ubiD gene encoding 4-hydroxy-3-polyprenylbenzoate decarboxylase, producing MKYHDLREFLTLLEQRGELKRITLEVDPVLEMTEIADRTLRAGGPALLFENPKGYDMPVLCNLFGTPKRVALGMGQEEVSALREVGKLLAFLKEPEPPKGFRDLFDKMPQFRQVLNMPTKRLRSAPCQEQVWQGDEVDLSRIPVMQCWPEDAAPLITWGLTVTRGPHKERQNLGIYRQQVIGKNRLIMRWLSHRGGALDFQEWCKAHPGERFPVSVALGADPATILGAVTPVPDTLSEYAFAGLLRGTKSEVVKCLSNDLEVPASAEIVLEGYIEPGDVAPEGPYGDHTGYYNEVDNFPVFTVTHITQRRNAIYHSTYTGRPPDEPAVLGVALNEVLVPILIKQFPEIVDFYLPPEGCSYRLAVVTMKKQYAGHAKRVMMGVWSFLRQFMYTKFVIVCDDDVNARDWNDVIWAITTRMDPARDTVLIENTPIDYLDFASPVSGLGSKMGLDATNKWPGETQREWGRPIVKDPAVTARVDAIWDRLGIFNDLPSR from the coding sequence ATGAAATACCACGACTTACGCGAGTTCCTTACGCTGCTTGAACAGCGTGGCGAGTTAAAACGTATAACGCTGGAGGTCGATCCCGTTCTGGAGATGACCGAGATCGCTGACCGCACCCTGCGTGCTGGCGGCCCGGCTCTGCTGTTTGAAAATCCCAAGGGCTATGACATGCCGGTGCTGTGCAACCTGTTCGGCACGCCGAAGCGCGTGGCGTTGGGCATGGGACAGGAAGAGGTCAGCGCGCTGCGTGAGGTAGGCAAGCTGCTGGCGTTTCTTAAAGAACCAGAGCCGCCGAAAGGGTTTCGCGATCTGTTCGACAAAATGCCGCAGTTCAGGCAGGTACTGAATATGCCGACCAAACGGCTGCGCAGCGCGCCGTGTCAGGAGCAGGTATGGCAGGGCGATGAAGTGGATCTGTCGCGTATACCTGTGATGCAGTGCTGGCCGGAAGACGCCGCGCCGCTGATCACCTGGGGGTTAACGGTTACGCGCGGACCGCATAAAGAGCGACAGAATCTCGGCATCTATCGTCAGCAGGTAATCGGCAAAAATCGTCTGATTATGCGCTGGCTCTCGCATCGCGGCGGCGCGCTCGATTTTCAGGAGTGGTGCAAAGCGCATCCCGGCGAACGTTTTCCCGTTTCCGTGGCGCTGGGCGCCGATCCCGCCACCATTCTCGGCGCCGTGACGCCGGTGCCGGACACCCTGTCGGAATACGCCTTCGCCGGCCTGCTGCGCGGCACCAAATCCGAGGTGGTGAAGTGTCTGTCGAACGATCTGGAAGTGCCAGCCAGCGCTGAAATCGTGCTGGAGGGCTATATCGAGCCGGGCGACGTGGCGCCGGAAGGGCCGTATGGCGACCATACCGGCTACTATAATGAAGTAGATAATTTCCCGGTGTTTACCGTGACGCACATTACGCAGCGCCGCAATGCCATCTACCATTCGACTTATACCGGCCGTCCGCCGGATGAGCCGGCGGTGCTGGGCGTGGCGCTGAATGAGGTGCTGGTGCCGATTCTGATTAAGCAATTCCCGGAAATCGTCGACTTCTACCTGCCGCCGGAAGGCTGTTCCTATCGCCTGGCGGTAGTGACGATGAAGAAGCAGTACGCCGGGCACGCCAAGCGCGTGATGATGGGCGTCTGGTCCTTCCTGCGTCAGTTTATGTACACCAAATTCGTGATTGTCTGCGATGACGACGTTAATGCCCGTGACTGGAACGACGTTATCTGGGCAATAACCACGCGTATGGATCCGGCGCGTGATACGGTGCTGATCGAAAACACGCCGATCGACTACCTTGATTTTGCGTCGCCGGTGTCGGGGCTGGGTTCCAAAATGGGCCTGGACGCCACCAATAAATGGCCGGGCGAAACACAGCGCGAATGGGGGCGTCCGATCGTGAAAGATCCGGCGGTCACGGCGCGCGTCGATGCTATCTGGGATCGGCTGGGAATTTTTAACGATTTGCCGTCACGCTAA
- the fadA gene encoding acetyl-CoA C-acyltransferase FadA, with translation MENAVIVDAIRTPMGRSKGGAFRQVRAEDLSAHLMRSLLSRNPQLEPAMLDDIYWGCVQQTLEQGFNIARNAALLAEIPHRVPATTVNRLCGSSMQALHDAARAIMVGDAHACLIGGVEHMGHVPMSHGVDFHPGLSRTVAKAAGMMGLTAEMLARMHHISREMQDAFAARSHQRAWAATQSGHFRNEIVATSGHDADGVLKRYDFDEVIRSDTNAAGLATLKPAFDPVNGTVTAGSSSALSDGAAAMLVMSESRARELGLKPRARIRAMAVVGCDPSIMGYGPVPASQLALKRAGLSVSDIDLFELNEAFAAQTLPCIKDLGLMEQIDEKVNLNGGAIALGHPLGCSGARISTTLLNLMERRDAQFGLATMCIGLGQGIATVFERV, from the coding sequence ATGGAAAACGCAGTTATCGTTGACGCTATCCGCACGCCCATGGGCCGCTCGAAAGGCGGCGCTTTCCGACAGGTTCGGGCGGAAGATCTCTCCGCGCATCTGATGCGCAGCCTGCTCAGTCGCAACCCTCAGCTGGAGCCGGCGATGCTGGATGATATTTACTGGGGCTGCGTGCAGCAGACGCTGGAGCAGGGTTTCAACATCGCACGCAACGCCGCGCTGCTGGCGGAAATTCCGCATCGCGTGCCAGCGACTACCGTGAACCGTCTGTGCGGTTCATCCATGCAGGCACTGCATGACGCCGCGCGCGCCATTATGGTCGGCGATGCGCATGCCTGCCTGATCGGCGGCGTCGAGCATATGGGCCACGTGCCGATGAGCCACGGCGTCGATTTTCATCCGGGCCTCAGCCGCACGGTCGCTAAAGCGGCGGGCATGATGGGGCTGACCGCTGAAATGCTGGCGCGGATGCACCACATTAGTCGGGAGATGCAGGATGCGTTCGCCGCACGCTCGCATCAGCGCGCCTGGGCCGCCACCCAGTCAGGTCACTTCCGCAATGAGATCGTAGCGACCAGCGGACACGACGCCGATGGCGTCCTGAAACGTTACGATTTTGATGAAGTGATCCGCAGCGATACCAACGCGGCGGGACTGGCGACGCTGAAGCCCGCTTTCGATCCGGTTAACGGCACGGTCACCGCGGGAAGTTCTTCAGCGCTGTCGGACGGCGCGGCGGCGATGCTGGTAATGAGCGAATCCCGCGCGCGTGAGCTGGGGCTGAAGCCCAGGGCGCGCATCAGGGCGATGGCGGTAGTGGGCTGCGATCCGTCGATTATGGGCTACGGGCCGGTGCCCGCTTCTCAACTGGCGCTGAAGCGCGCCGGACTCAGCGTCAGTGATATTGATCTGTTTGAGCTGAATGAGGCGTTCGCCGCACAGACGCTGCCCTGCATTAAAGATTTAGGTTTGATGGAGCAGATTGACGAGAAGGTTAACCTGAACGGCGGCGCCATCGCGCTGGGCCACCCGCTGGGCTGTTCAGGCGCGCGCATCAGCACAACGCTGCTCAACCTGATGGAGCGCCGCGACGCCCAGTTCGGCCTCGCCACCATGTGCATTGGCCTGGGACAGGGCATCGCCACCGTATTTGAACGAGTCTGA
- the tatD gene encoding 3'-5' ssDNA/RNA exonuclease TatD translates to MFDIGVNLTSTQFAKDREQVVTRAREAGLTGMLITGTNALESQQAQSLAQRHPDFCWSTAGVHPHHASEWSADTAATLRRLAEYPQVVAIGECGLDFNRNFSAHEQQEYAFDAQLALAAELQMPVFLHCRDAHERFVAVLKPWIARLPGAVVHCFTGTADELAECLDMGLSVGITGWVCDERRGMTLRELLPQIPADRLLLETDAPWLLPRDMRPRPTSRRNEPCFLPHIVQQVALWRGEDAAWLAQQTDANSRRLFRL, encoded by the coding sequence ATGTTTGATATCGGTGTAAACCTGACCAGCACGCAGTTTGCGAAAGATCGTGAGCAGGTGGTGACGCGTGCGCGCGAAGCAGGCCTCACCGGCATGCTGATTACCGGCACCAACGCTTTGGAGAGCCAGCAGGCGCAGAGCCTGGCGCAGCGCCATCCCGATTTCTGCTGGTCGACGGCTGGCGTTCATCCCCATCATGCCAGCGAATGGTCGGCGGATACGGCCGCGACGCTGCGTCGCCTGGCGGAATATCCGCAGGTGGTCGCCATCGGCGAATGCGGACTCGACTTCAACCGTAACTTTTCCGCGCACGAGCAGCAGGAATATGCGTTCGACGCGCAGCTGGCGCTGGCGGCGGAACTGCAAATGCCGGTATTCCTGCACTGCCGCGACGCCCATGAACGCTTTGTCGCGGTGCTGAAACCCTGGATTGCGCGTCTGCCCGGCGCGGTAGTGCACTGCTTTACCGGAACGGCGGACGAACTGGCGGAGTGCCTGGATATGGGGCTGTCGGTGGGCATTACCGGTTGGGTATGCGACGAACGGCGCGGCATGACGCTGCGCGAACTGCTGCCGCAGATCCCGGCAGACCGGCTGTTGCTGGAGACGGATGCGCCCTGGCTGCTGCCGCGCGATATGCGCCCGCGTCCAACGTCACGACGCAACGAGCCCTGCTTCCTGCCGCATATCGTGCAGCAGGTAGCGCTGTGGCGCGGCGAGGATGCCGCCTGGCTGGCGCAGCAAACCGACGCCAACAGCCGTCGTCTGTTCCGTCTGTAA
- the rfaH gene encoding transcription/translation regulatory transformer protein RfaH, translated as MESWYLLYCKRGQLLRAKEHLERQAVHCLSPMIAMEKIVRGKRTTVEEPLFPNYLFIEFDPEDIHTTTISATRGVSHFVRFGAQPAIVPPDVIDALRTGTPETMVDPDTPCPGDKVVIIKGALEGLEAIFTEPDGEARSMLLLNLLNKQVKQSVENGAFRKA; from the coding sequence ATGGAATCCTGGTATCTCCTTTACTGCAAACGTGGTCAGTTATTACGCGCTAAAGAGCATCTGGAACGGCAGGCGGTACATTGCCTGAGCCCAATGATCGCCATGGAAAAAATTGTGCGCGGCAAACGAACCACGGTAGAAGAACCGCTGTTTCCTAACTATCTTTTTATTGAATTCGACCCGGAAGATATTCACACCACCACTATTAGCGCGACGCGCGGCGTCAGCCACTTCGTCCGTTTTGGCGCTCAGCCGGCGATCGTGCCGCCGGATGTGATCGACGCGTTACGCACCGGCACGCCGGAAACCATGGTCGATCCCGATACGCCCTGTCCTGGCGACAAAGTGGTCATCATCAAAGGCGCGCTGGAAGGGCTGGAAGCGATTTTTACCGAGCCTGACGGCGAAGCGCGCTCCATGCTGCTGCTTAACCTGCTAAACAAACAGGTCAAACAGAGCGTCGAGAACGGCGCCTTTCGTAAAGCCTGA
- the fre gene encoding NAD(P)H-flavin reductase, with protein MTTLSCKVTSVEAITDTVYRVRLVPEADFSFRAGQYLMVVMDERDKRPFSLASTPMEKDIIELHIGASELNLYAMAVMERIQQQREIVVDIPHGDAWLREESTRPMILIAGGTGFSYARSILLTALAQQPDRNIAIYWGGREIHHLYDLEELNALAVRHPNLKVVPVVEQPQESWQGRSGTVLTAVMQDFGSLSEHDIYIAGRFEMAKIARERFCAERGAQETQIYGDAFAFI; from the coding sequence ATGACAACGTTAAGCTGTAAAGTGACTTCGGTGGAGGCGATTACCGACACCGTTTATCGCGTACGCCTGGTGCCGGAAGCGGATTTTTCATTCCGCGCTGGCCAGTATCTGATGGTAGTGATGGATGAGCGCGACAAGCGCCCGTTCTCTCTGGCCTCAACGCCGATGGAAAAAGATATCATCGAGCTGCATATCGGCGCTTCTGAACTGAACCTCTATGCGATGGCGGTGATGGAACGCATTCAGCAGCAGCGTGAAATCGTGGTGGACATTCCGCACGGCGACGCCTGGCTGCGTGAAGAAAGCACCCGTCCGATGATCCTGATCGCCGGCGGCACCGGCTTTTCCTATGCTCGATCCATTCTGTTGACGGCACTGGCGCAACAGCCGGATCGTAACATCGCCATCTACTGGGGCGGCCGTGAAATCCATCATCTGTACGATTTGGAAGAACTGAACGCGCTGGCGGTGCGTCATCCGAACCTGAAAGTCGTGCCGGTCGTGGAACAGCCGCAGGAAAGCTGGCAAGGGCGCAGCGGCACCGTCCTGACGGCCGTAATGCAGGATTTCGGCTCGCTGAGCGAACACGATATCTATATCGCCGGACGCTTCGAGATGGCCAAGATCGCCCGTGAACGTTTTTGCGCCGAACGCGGCGCGCAGGAAACGCAGATCTACGGCGACGCTTTCGCTTTTATCTGA
- the tatC gene encoding Sec-independent protein translocase subunit TatC, which translates to MAVEDTQPLISHLIELRKRLLNCIIAVLAIFLALVYFSNDIYQLVSEPLIKQMPAGASMIATDVASPFLTPIKLTIIVSVFLAVPVILYQIWAFVAPALYRHERRLVMPLLFSSTLLFYIGVAFAYFVVFPMAFGFFAKTAPQGVTMATDITSYLDFVMTLFMAFGVAFEVPIAIVLLCWTGVTTPEMLRQKRPYMLVGAFVVGMLLTPPDVFSQTLLAIPMYCLFEVGVFCSRFYVGKGRQDREEEQDNGT; encoded by the coding sequence ATGGCCGTTGAAGATACCCAACCGCTTATCAGCCACCTGATCGAGCTGCGTAAACGGCTGCTTAACTGCATTATCGCCGTGCTGGCTATCTTTCTTGCGCTGGTTTACTTCTCTAACGATATCTACCAGCTGGTCTCGGAGCCGCTGATTAAGCAGATGCCAGCGGGCGCCAGCATGATCGCCACCGACGTGGCTTCGCCGTTCCTGACGCCGATTAAGCTCACTATCATCGTTTCCGTCTTTCTGGCGGTGCCGGTCATTCTTTACCAGATTTGGGCTTTTGTCGCGCCGGCGCTGTATCGTCATGAGCGTCGTCTGGTGATGCCGCTGCTGTTCTCCAGCACGCTGCTGTTTTATATCGGCGTGGCGTTCGCCTATTTCGTCGTGTTCCCGATGGCGTTTGGCTTTTTTGCTAAAACCGCACCGCAGGGCGTCACGATGGCGACCGATATCACCAGCTATCTCGATTTCGTTATGACGCTGTTCATGGCCTTCGGCGTCGCGTTTGAAGTGCCGATCGCCATCGTGCTGCTGTGCTGGACTGGCGTTACCACCCCTGAAATGCTGCGTCAGAAGCGCCCCTATATGCTGGTTGGCGCGTTTGTCGTCGGCATGCTGCTGACGCCGCCCGATGTTTTTTCGCAAACTTTGCTCGCTATTCCGATGTACTGCCTGTTTGAGGTTGGCGTATTCTGTTCGCGCTTCTATGTAGGCAAAGGACGTCAGGATCGCGAAGAAGAGCAAGATAATGGCACCTGA
- the rmuC gene encoding DNA recombination protein RmuC, with protein MDNQLIVGVSFALAGGLAGWLFAHFRALQQQAAQETERRLLEQALAQAQQQEAQLRQQCQMEQQQLQQREKELRQLHGSLTAAQEKLQHFDYWRNECEQLSRELRNQLEVNSAQEAELREVTIRLEETRLAAEEKQRLLTNSEQRLSAQFENLANRIFEQSGRRVDEQNRQSLNGLIAPLREQLDGFRRQVQESFGQEARERHTLAHEIRNLQQLNAQMAQEAINLTRALKGDNKTQGNWGEVVLTRVLEASGLREGHEYETQVNIQVDAQSRMQPDVIVRLPQGKDVVVDAKMTLVAYERYFNAEDKVTRDQAIDEHIAAIRGHIRLLSRKDYQQLPGLRSLDYVLMFIPVEPAFLLAIDRQPELISEALKHNIMLVSPTTLLVALRTINNLWRYEHQSRNAQRIADRAARLYDKMRLFVDDMTSMGQNLDRAQESYRQAMKKLSEGRGNLIAQSESFRHLGVEIKRGINPRLVEQAMPESALPDDDDEDTDAAENASEQGAATWHDSIRRINE; from the coding sequence GTGGATAATCAACTGATCGTCGGCGTCAGTTTTGCGTTGGCCGGCGGGCTGGCCGGCTGGCTGTTCGCGCATTTTCGCGCGCTGCAACAGCAGGCCGCGCAGGAGACAGAGCGACGGCTGCTGGAACAGGCGCTGGCTCAGGCGCAGCAGCAGGAAGCGCAGCTGCGACAGCAGTGTCAGATGGAACAGCAGCAGCTGCAACAGCGCGAAAAAGAGCTGCGTCAGCTGCATGGCTCGCTGACCGCCGCCCAGGAAAAACTCCAGCACTTCGACTACTGGCGCAATGAATGCGAGCAGTTGAGCCGTGAACTGCGCAATCAGCTGGAGGTTAACAGCGCTCAGGAAGCGGAGCTGCGCGAAGTCACTATCCGTCTTGAAGAAACCCGCCTTGCCGCCGAAGAGAAGCAGCGCCTGCTGACCAACAGCGAGCAGCGTCTCAGCGCCCAGTTTGAAAACCTCGCCAATCGCATCTTTGAACAGAGCGGCCGTCGTGTCGATGAACAGAACCGGCAGAGTTTGAACGGCCTGATCGCGCCGCTGCGCGAGCAGCTCGATGGCTTCCGACGTCAGGTGCAGGAGAGCTTTGGCCAGGAGGCACGCGAGCGCCATACGCTGGCGCATGAGATCCGCAACCTGCAACAGCTCAATGCGCAGATGGCGCAGGAAGCCATTAACCTTACCCGCGCGCTGAAAGGCGACAATAAAACCCAGGGCAACTGGGGCGAGGTGGTGCTGACCCGCGTACTGGAGGCGTCCGGCCTGCGTGAGGGGCATGAGTACGAAACCCAGGTAAATATTCAGGTCGACGCGCAAAGCCGCATGCAGCCGGATGTGATTGTGCGTCTGCCGCAGGGCAAGGACGTGGTCGTTGATGCGAAGATGACGCTGGTAGCCTATGAACGCTACTTCAACGCGGAAGATAAGGTCACGCGCGACCAGGCAATTGACGAGCATATCGCCGCCATTCGCGGCCATATCCGCCTGCTGAGCCGTAAAGATTATCAACAATTGCCCGGTTTACGATCGCTGGATTATGTGCTGATGTTTATCCCTGTCGAGCCGGCGTTTCTGCTGGCGATCGATCGTCAGCCGGAGCTGATCAGCGAGGCGCTGAAGCACAATATTATGCTGGTCAGCCCCACCACGCTGCTGGTGGCGCTGCGCACCATCAATAATCTCTGGCGTTATGAACACCAGAGCCGCAACGCCCAGCGCATCGCCGATCGCGCCGCGCGGCTGTATGACAAGATGCGGCTGTTTGTCGATGATATGACCAGCATGGGACAGAATCTCGACAGGGCGCAGGAGAGTTACCGGCAGGCGATGAAAAAGCTGTCGGAAGGGCGCGGCAACTTGATCGCCCAAAGTGAAAGCTTTCGTCATTTAGGCGTGGAAATAAAGCGCGGCATCAATCCCCGGCTGGTAGAGCAGGCGATGCCGGAAAGCGCGCTGCCGGATGACGATGACGAGGACACTGACGCGGCGGAAAACGCGTCGGAGCAGGGCGCCGCAACCTGGCATGACAGCATTCGGCGCATCAATGAATAA
- the tatA gene encoding Sec-independent protein translocase subunit TatA, translating to MGGISIWQLLIIAVIVVLLFGTNKLRNLGSDLGSSIKGFKKAMSDDDKETHKQQDAEFDTRPLVDKQATTTNKEEAKKDKEQV from the coding sequence ATGGGCGGTATCAGTATTTGGCAGTTACTCATCATTGCCGTGATCGTGGTCCTTCTTTTCGGCACCAACAAACTGCGTAATCTTGGCTCCGATTTAGGCTCATCGATCAAAGGTTTTAAAAAAGCGATGAGCGATGACGACAAAGAGACGCATAAACAGCAGGATGCTGAATTTGATACGCGGCCGCTGGTAGATAAGCAGGCGACCACGACAAATAAAGAAGAGGCCAAAAAAGATAAAGAGCAGGTATAA
- the ubiB gene encoding ubiquinone biosynthesis regulatory protein kinase UbiB, whose translation MTPGEIRRLYFIIKVFLSYGLDELIPRLRITLPIRLWRRGVFWLPNRHKDLELGVRLRMALEELGPVWIKFGQMMSTRRDLFPPQIADQLAILQDRVAPFDGARAKEQIEKSLGGPVESWFDDFDITPLASASIAQVHTATLKENGKAVVIKVIRPDILPVIKADMRLIYRLARWLPRLMPASRRLRPVEVVADYEKTLIDELNLLREAANAIQLRRNFENSNMLYVPEVYSDYCSEGMLVMERIYGIPVNDVVALEQHGVNMRLLAERGVQVFFTQVFRDSFFHADMHPGNIFVSYEHPHDPLYIGIDCGIVGSLNKADKRYLAENFIAFFNRDYRKVAELHVDSGWVPADTNVEDFEFAIRTVCEPIFEKPLAEISFGHVLLNLFNTARRFNMEVQPQLVLLQKTLLYIEGVGRQLYPQLDLWKTAKPFLEDWIKDQVGIPAIIRSVKEKAPFWAERLPELPDLFYDSMRQHKRLQHSVDRLANELSVQRERQHQSRYLFGIGATLLLSGTALLITRPGMDATPTIMIIAGLCAWLIGWRRSS comes from the coding sequence ATGACGCCCGGAGAAATTCGCCGCCTCTATTTCATCATCAAAGTTTTCCTCAGCTACGGTCTGGATGAGCTGATCCCGCGCCTGCGCATTACCCTGCCGATCCGCCTCTGGCGGCGCGGCGTTTTCTGGCTGCCTAACCGCCATAAAGATCTGGAGCTGGGCGTGCGGTTGCGCATGGCGCTGGAAGAGCTGGGGCCGGTATGGATCAAGTTCGGGCAGATGATGTCCACCCGTCGCGATCTCTTTCCGCCGCAAATTGCCGATCAGCTGGCGATCTTGCAGGATCGCGTCGCGCCTTTCGACGGCGCTCGCGCGAAAGAGCAGATTGAAAAGTCGCTCGGCGGCCCGGTTGAATCCTGGTTCGATGATTTCGATATTACGCCGCTGGCGTCCGCCTCTATCGCGCAGGTGCATACCGCGACGCTGAAAGAGAACGGCAAAGCGGTGGTGATCAAAGTTATCCGCCCGGATATTTTACCGGTGATCAAGGCGGACATGCGGTTGATTTATCGTCTCGCCCGCTGGCTGCCGCGCCTGATGCCGGCAAGCCGTCGTCTGCGTCCGGTAGAAGTAGTGGCGGATTATGAAAAAACGCTGATCGATGAGCTGAACCTGCTGCGCGAAGCGGCGAACGCCATTCAGCTGCGCCGTAACTTTGAAAACAGCAATATGCTCTACGTGCCGGAAGTCTACTCCGACTACTGCAGCGAAGGGATGCTGGTGATGGAGCGTATCTACGGCATTCCTGTCAACGATGTGGTGGCGCTGGAGCAGCATGGCGTCAATATGCGTCTGCTGGCGGAACGCGGCGTACAGGTCTTCTTTACCCAGGTTTTCCGCGACAGCTTCTTCCATGCCGATATGCATCCCGGCAATATCTTCGTCAGCTATGAGCATCCGCACGATCCGCTCTATATCGGTATCGACTGCGGCATCGTCGGCTCGCTGAACAAAGCGGACAAACGTTACCTGGCGGAAAACTTTATCGCCTTCTTTAACCGCGACTACCGTAAAGTGGCCGAGCTGCATGTTGATTCCGGTTGGGTGCCAGCCGACACCAACGTAGAAGATTTTGAATTCGCCATTCGCACCGTGTGCGAACCGATTTTTGAAAAGCCGCTGGCGGAAATCTCTTTCGGCCATGTGCTGCTGAATCTGTTCAACACCGCGCGCCGCTTCAATATGGAAGTGCAGCCGCAGCTGGTGCTGCTGCAAAAAACGCTGCTCTATATCGAAGGAGTAGGGCGACAGCTCTATCCGCAGCTCGATCTGTGGAAAACCGCGAAGCCGTTCCTCGAAGACTGGATCAAGGATCAGGTAGGCATTCCGGCGATTATCCGTTCGGTGAAAGAGAAAGCGCCGTTCTGGGCCGAGCGTCTGCCGGAGCTGCCGGATCTGTTTTATGACAGCATGCGCCAGCATAAGCGTTTGCAGCACAGCGTCGATCGCCTGGCGAACGAGCTGAGCGTTCAGCGCGAGCGGCAGCATCAGTCGCGTTATCTGTTCGGCATTGGCGCCACGCTGCTGCTGAGCGGCACGGCGCTGCTGATTACCCGTCCGGGTATGGACGCGACGCCGACGATCATGATTATCGCTGGCCTGTGCGCCTGGCTGATCGGATGGCGCCGTTCAAGCTAA